In a single window of the Papaver somniferum cultivar HN1 chromosome 8, ASM357369v1, whole genome shotgun sequence genome:
- the LOC113304922 gene encoding uncharacterized protein LOC113304922, with the protein MASFHVRSISLPKNSHPLTLAVEEQLCQLEASSSISQNLSGLKKLYECVEDFLSTQDGECLDSGLDGSIKVLDVCSIAKDVLSQMKQSVQEVQSSIRRSNEVSEYMISRKKITKVIRKCLSDLKNKKIDTESSILREVEATTLAILESLLSFVSEPKQNKSFISKLILNKRVAHKCDEETSEVMKVDIAVKALTKGIEVNNVQKTLKALELTLEDLEDKLEVVFRCLIKNRASLLNILNQ; encoded by the coding sequence ATGGCTTCCTTCCATGTTCGTTCCATCAGTTTACCTAAAAACTCTCATCCTCTTACTCTTGCAGTGGAGGAACAATTGTGCCAACTAGAAGCATCTTCATCAATCAGCCAAAATTTATCTGGTCTCAAAAAGTTATATGAGTGTGTTGAAGACTTCCTTTCTACCCAAGATGGGGAATGCTTAGACTCTGGTTTGGATGGATCTATCAAGGTGTTGGATGTTTGTAGTATTGCCAAGGATGTTTTGTCTCAAATGAAACAATCCGTTCAAGAAGTCCAATCATCCATTAGAAGATCAAATGAAGTTTCTGAATACATGATCTCAAGAAAGAAGATCACTAAGGTGATCCGCAAGTGCCTCTCAGatctaaaaaacaagaaaatcGACACCGAAAGTAGTATCCTAAGAGAAGTTGAAGCAACTACTCTTGCTATTCTTGAATCTCTATTGTCCTTTGTGTCTGAGCCAAAACAAAACAAGTCCTTTATATCTAAATTGATTCTCAACAAGCGAGTTGCACACAAATGCGATGAAGAAACTTCTGAAGTGATGAAGGTTGACATTGCAGTCAAAGCCCTTACCAAAGGCATTGAAGTAAACAATGTGCAAAAGACATTGAAAGCCCTTGAATTGACCCTTGAAGATCTTGAAGACAAACTAGAAGTTGTCTTCAGGTGTTTAATCAAGAACAGGGCTTCACTCCTCAACATCCTCAACCAGTAG
- the LOC113304921 gene encoding uncharacterized protein LOC113304921 has protein sequence MASFHVRSISLPKTSHPITLAVEEQLCQIKATEQATSSSSIYQNLSGLVDLYECVEDFLTTQDGKCLDSGLDGSIVLLDVCSIAKDVLSQMKQSVQELQSSIRRRSNEVSEYMISRKKITKVIRKCISDLKNNKKVDTEVTILREVEVTTLAVLESLLSFVSEPKQKNSLISKLMLTKQVANKCNEKTSEVAKVNTAVKALTKGIEVNKVQKTLKALEMTLEDLEDKLEVLFRCLIKNRVSLLNILNQ, from the coding sequence ATGGCCTCTTTCCATGTTCGGTCCATCAGTTTACCTAAAACCTCTCATCCAATCACTCTTGCAGTGGAGGAGCAATTGTGCCAAATTAAAGCTACTGAACAAGCTACCTCAtcttcatcaatctaccagaacttatctGGTCTTGTAGACCTGTATGAGTGTGTCGAGGATTTCCTTACTACCCAAGATGGGAAATGCTTGGACTCCGGTTTAGATGGATCTATCGTATTGTTGGATGTTTGCAGTATTGCCAAGGATGTTTTGTCTCAAATGAAACAATCCGTTCAAGAACTACAATCATCCATCCGTAGACGATCAAATGAAGTTTCTGAATACATGATCTCAAGAAAGAAGATCACTAAAGTGATCCGCAAGTGCATCTCAGatttaaagaacaacaagaaagtCGATACTGAAGTTACTATTCTAAGAGAAGTTGAAGTTACTACTCTTGCCGTTCTTGAATCTCTATTGTCGTTTGTGTCTGAACCAAAACAAAAGAACTCCTTGATCTCTAAGTTGATGCTAACCAAGCAAGTGGCAAACAAGTGCAATGAAAAAACTTCCGAAGTTGCAAAGGTTAACACCGCGGTAAAAGCCCTTACCAAAGGTATTGAAGTAAACAAGGTGCAAAAGACATTGAAAGCCCTTGAAATGACCCTTGAAGATCTTGAAGACAAACTAGAAGTCCTCTTCAGGTGTTTAATCAAGAACAGAGTTTCACTCCTCAACATCCTCAACCAGTAG
- the LOC113304086 gene encoding uncharacterized protein LOC113304086 yields MAASNFLRYLIRRGLCTSSSSALCFKCNAQIESKGETTLTNPKKLVFNFKTSDDKRCVISKIIESPNGDMLFVTTKTLKEMISNIIFQNKGVVEKDRGVKVTNVAFLIPPYLNDYQKQIIMEATNDAGLFFERFITDIADNPYVNGTYVRKGEFGILIVISAVFDVPPIKEFILSGDKSVSETILSGLQKTRLYDLKQDPAMVQKIKEAVDRAMARMSSSNLKETGIKINFPVAAGQPDESTTITWSID; encoded by the exons ATGGCTGCTTCGAATTTTCTCAGATATCTGATTAGACGTGGTCTTTGTACTTCTTCCTCCTCTGCATTATGCTTTAAATGT AATGCACAGATTGAATCCAAGGGTGAGACTACTTTGACCAATCCAAAAAAGCTGGTTTTCAATTTCAAAACTTCAGATGATAAGAGATGCGTAATAAGTAAGATAATTGAGTCACCTAATGGCGATATGTTATTTGTGACCACGAAGACTCTTAAAGAAATGATTAGCAACATTATCTTTCAAAATAAAGGTGTTGTGGAGAAAGATCGTGGGGTGAAAGTGACCAATGTTGCATTTCTAATCCCTCCGTACCTCAACGACTATCAAAAACAGATTATAATGGAAGCGACAAATGATGCTGGTTTGTTCTTCGAAAGGTTTATTACAGACATAGCTGACAACCCTTACGTTAATGGGACATATGTTCGCAAGGGAGAATTCGGTATACTAATTGTTATTTCGGCTGTGTTTGATGTTCCTCCTATCAAG GAGTTCATATTAAGTGGTGATAAATCTGTGTCAGAAACAATTTTGAGCGGGTTACAAAAAACTCGTTTATATGACTTGAAGCAAGATCCGGCGATGGTCCAAAAGATTAAGGAAGCAGTTGATAGGGCAATGGCACGAATGTCATCATCAAATTTGAAAGAAACTGGTATCAAGATCAATTTTCCAGTTGCTGCTGGTCAACCTGATGAGAGTACAACTATTACATGGTCAATCGATTGA